One window from the genome of Metabacillus flavus encodes:
- the pgsB gene encoding poly-gamma-glutamate synthase PgsB, giving the protein MWVIFAAAVLVLLLGIIEKRRHQKRLDSIPVRININGIRGKSTVTRLIYGVVKEAGYKTVGKTTGTDARMMYWNTKEEKPIVRRPEGPNIGEQKRVIQEVAELNANALVSECMAVNPDYQIIFQEDMLQANIGIIVNVLEDHMDVMGPTLDEVAEAFVATIPHNGHVIVNESPYIDYYQKEAEKRNSTLIVCDNTRISEQFLKSFEYMVFPDNASLALAVADALGIDEKTAFRGMLNAPPDPGAMKILPLADAGNPGYFVNGFAANDASSTINIWKRVEDLGYPTNNAVVIMNCRHDRVDRTIQFANDVLPYIPAGDVVIIGDTTQPIVESYEDGNIPADNFHNLEGYSTEEILAVLEPMMSGRAIYGVGNIHGAATPLIQRLEDYKIKQFVS; this is encoded by the coding sequence GTGTGGGTCATTTTTGCGGCTGCTGTTTTGGTCTTGCTGCTGGGCATCATTGAAAAGCGGCGCCACCAAAAGCGGCTCGATTCCATTCCGGTTCGGATTAACATTAATGGAATCCGAGGGAAATCAACCGTTACAAGACTTATTTACGGTGTGGTAAAGGAAGCCGGGTACAAAACAGTCGGAAAAACAACCGGTACGGATGCTAGGATGATGTACTGGAATACGAAAGAAGAAAAACCGATTGTCAGACGGCCGGAAGGTCCAAATATCGGCGAGCAAAAACGTGTGATTCAAGAGGTAGCTGAATTGAATGCGAATGCGCTTGTGAGCGAATGCATGGCCGTAAATCCTGATTATCAAATTATCTTTCAGGAGGACATGCTCCAGGCAAACATCGGAATTATCGTTAATGTACTAGAGGACCATATGGACGTAATGGGGCCGACTCTGGATGAGGTAGCAGAGGCATTTGTTGCTACTATCCCTCATAACGGGCACGTCATTGTCAATGAAAGCCCATATATTGACTATTACCAGAAAGAAGCAGAAAAACGCAATTCAACTTTGATTGTTTGTGATAATACAAGAATTTCCGAGCAATTTCTAAAAAGCTTTGAATATATGGTCTTTCCGGATAACGCATCTCTTGCCCTGGCTGTAGCAGATGCATTAGGAATAGATGAAAAAACAGCCTTTCGCGGAATGCTGAATGCTCCGCCGGATCCAGGCGCAATGAAAATCCTTCCGCTCGCTGATGCAGGAAACCCAGGATATTTCGTAAATGGATTTGCGGCAAATGATGCCTCTTCTACTATAAACATTTGGAAAAGGGTAGAGGATCTTGGATATCCAACAAATAATGCGGTCGTCATTATGAACTGCCGTCATGACCGGGTAGACCGGACCATTCAGTTTGCAAATGACGTGCTGCCATATATTCCTGCTGGAGATGTCGTAATAATAGGCGATACGACACAGCCAATCGTTGAGTCATATGAGGATGGAAACATTCCTGCTGACAATTTTCACAATTTAGAAGGGTATTCAACTGAAGAAATTTTAGCCGTTCTTGAGCCAATGATGAGCGGACGTGCGATTTATGGAGTTGGAAATATCCATGGTGCCGCTACACCGTTAATTCAAAGACTGGAAGACTATAAAATTAAGCAATTTGTCAGTTAG
- a CDS encoding UDP-glucose dehydrogenase family protein — translation MNIAIIGTGYVGLVTGVCLSEIGHDVTCLDINSEKVELLQKGISPIYEPGLEELMLKNIEAGRLKFTDSHIIGLKDKDVVYIAVGTPQSEDGSANLSYIYKAARDIGQNITRDVTVVTKSTVPLGTNYKVRELVMANLQDNYLVEAVSNPEFLREGSAIHDSFNGDRIVIGADDAEAANIIEEINKPFGLPILKTSISSAEMIKYAANAFLATKISFINEIANLSEKVGADVNEVAKGMGQDARIGSKFLNAGIGYGGSCFPKDTHALVKISQDYGHDFHLLKSVIQINENQKTLLVKKAKERLGSLEGKRIALLGLAFKPETDDMREAASIVVSKQLVEEGAEIIGYDPIAAENAKTILPEEVQYAEQIEDAIKEADAVFILTDWKEIVEKALLMSGLFMENPIVFDGRNCYTAEEAQKLHVEYISIGRDAVLPTGEKEQESILAASF, via the coding sequence ATGAATATTGCCATTATCGGAACTGGGTACGTAGGTCTTGTTACTGGAGTTTGTCTTTCTGAAATCGGGCATGACGTCACGTGCCTGGATATTAATTCTGAAAAAGTAGAATTGCTTCAAAAAGGAATTTCCCCTATTTATGAACCGGGCCTTGAAGAATTAATGCTGAAAAACATTGAGGCTGGCCGCCTGAAGTTCACTGACAGCCATATCATCGGCCTTAAAGACAAAGATGTTGTTTATATCGCTGTAGGTACTCCTCAGTCTGAAGATGGTTCTGCCAACCTTTCCTATATTTATAAAGCAGCAAGAGATATCGGGCAAAATATCACACGCGACGTGACAGTCGTAACAAAAAGTACAGTTCCGCTCGGAACAAATTACAAAGTGCGCGAATTGGTTATGGCCAACCTTCAGGACAATTACCTGGTGGAAGCCGTTTCAAATCCTGAATTCCTAAGAGAAGGTTCGGCTATCCATGATTCCTTCAATGGCGACCGCATTGTCATTGGAGCGGACGACGCTGAAGCAGCTAATATCATTGAAGAAATCAACAAGCCATTCGGACTTCCTATTCTGAAAACAAGCATCAGCAGTGCAGAAATGATCAAGTATGCAGCAAATGCCTTTCTTGCAACGAAAATTTCCTTTATCAACGAAATTGCGAATCTTTCCGAAAAAGTAGGCGCTGATGTGAATGAAGTGGCAAAAGGCATGGGGCAGGATGCAAGGATCGGAAGCAAATTCCTTAATGCTGGAATCGGCTACGGCGGTTCTTGCTTCCCGAAAGATACGCATGCACTTGTGAAAATCTCCCAGGATTACGGCCATGATTTCCACCTTCTGAAATCCGTTATTCAAATCAATGAGAACCAAAAAACGCTTCTCGTTAAAAAGGCTAAAGAACGTTTAGGGTCTCTTGAAGGAAAGCGTATCGCCTTGCTTGGCCTTGCGTTCAAACCTGAAACGGATGATATGCGTGAAGCAGCTTCAATTGTTGTTTCCAAGCAGCTGGTAGAAGAAGGAGCAGAAATTATCGGCTATGATCCGATTGCTGCTGAAAATGCAAAAACGATTCTCCCAGAAGAAGTTCAATATGCAGAACAGATTGAAGATGCAATCAAGGAAGCGGATGCGGTCTTTATCTTAACAGACTGGAAAGAAATTGTAGAAAAAGCTCTTCTTATGTCTGGACTGTTTATGGAAAATCCAATCGTATTTGACGGCCGCAACTGCTATACAGCAGAAGAGGCGCAGAAGCTTCACGTTGAGTACATTTCAATCGGACGCGACGCAGTCCTTCCTACAGGTGAAAAAGAGCAGGAATCGATTCTTGCTGCTTCCTTTTAA
- a CDS encoding YusW family protein — MKKIASAVLAAALAVNVAGQASASEVKLPQGTIEQVKKIDVNSLWKTVDTFKGTVELEDAKYKVDYKEEKGIVKVSIKKEAGNKTIELTGEEANKKVAEFVKSLDLSMNLSKEEVIKRLSNALGVKPADVQRAKASIGFNNMATVDFSFKKGEKSAVINPYNISKLYMKVEDKNGYYYHVTYHAHGDSVKAIIEKKTAAGTKEYKGIYALLEAMRIKDSVIPAKDVTWNSYLDQLSKTLGMKVTDITKVEVQSQFENNTKANINFER; from the coding sequence ATGAAGAAAATCGCTTCAGCAGTATTGGCGGCAGCACTTGCAGTCAACGTGGCAGGTCAAGCATCTGCATCGGAAGTTAAGCTTCCGCAGGGAACAATTGAGCAAGTGAAGAAAATTGACGTGAATTCCTTATGGAAAACAGTCGATACCTTCAAAGGCACAGTTGAACTTGAAGATGCAAAGTACAAAGTGGATTACAAGGAAGAAAAAGGAATTGTTAAGGTTTCCATCAAAAAAGAAGCCGGTAATAAAACGATTGAATTAACAGGCGAAGAAGCAAACAAAAAAGTTGCTGAGTTTGTGAAAAGTCTTGATCTTTCCATGAATCTAAGTAAAGAAGAAGTAATCAAGCGCTTGTCCAATGCTCTTGGAGTAAAACCGGCTGACGTTCAGCGCGCAAAAGCTTCAATAGGTTTCAACAACATGGCAACTGTAGATTTTTCTTTTAAAAAAGGTGAAAAATCCGCAGTTATCAATCCTTACAACATCAGCAAGCTTTACATGAAAGTAGAAGACAAAAACGGCTACTACTACCATGTAACATACCATGCTCACGGCGACAGCGTTAAAGCAATTATTGAAAAGAAAACAGCAGCCGGCACGAAAGAATATAAAGGAATCTATGCTCTGCTTGAAGCGATGAGAATTAAAGACAGCGTCATTCCTGCTAAAGATGTTACGTGGAATAGCTACCTTGATCAGCTCTCCAAAACACTTGGAATGAAAGTGACGGACATCACGAAAGTGGAAGTTCAGTCTCAGTTTGAAAACAATACAAAAGCGAATATTAACTTCGAAAGATAA
- the pgsC gene encoding poly-gamma-glutamate biosynthesis protein PgsC, whose translation MFGSDLYIALVLGVLLSLLFTEKTGVIPAGLIVPGYLALVFDQPVFLAVVFFISLLTYLIVTYGIAKIVILYGRRKFAAMLTVGILLKLAFDFTYPILPFEIFEFRGIGIIVPGLIANTMQKQGMALTIGSTLLLSGATFLLMTLYYIF comes from the coding sequence TTGTTCGGATCTGATTTATACATCGCCCTGGTGCTCGGGGTGTTGCTAAGCTTGCTATTTACTGAAAAAACTGGGGTCATCCCTGCTGGATTGATTGTTCCGGGGTACTTGGCGCTTGTGTTTGACCAGCCTGTTTTCCTGGCTGTTGTTTTCTTCATCAGCTTGCTTACATATTTAATCGTTACCTATGGAATAGCCAAAATCGTCATTTTATACGGAAGAAGAAAATTTGCTGCCATGCTTACAGTAGGAATTTTGCTGAAATTGGCGTTTGATTTTACGTATCCAATCCTGCCCTTTGAGATTTTTGAATTTAGGGGAATCGGAATCATCGTCCCTGGCTTAATTGCAAATACGATGCAAAAACAGGGAATGGCGCTTACGATCGGCAGTACGCTTTTGCTAAGCGGAGCTACCTTCCTGCTTATGACGCTTTACTATATTTTTTAA
- a CDS encoding FAD-dependent oxidoreductase, whose product MKTSVLVIGGGVGGLTVALKLAMCGIHVTVAEQAKSGTHMYKGELLQPKSLEIFHSIGLIQEVEAKGHRIHHIDIHEMKKRDQTYHETGKASMDYRMINSPYSYSLMIPHEGLKNIILNAAKDYPSFHYFQPARFKEFNHNQAIIHFQGEDLSIEADYVIGAEGRKSKTRESMNSAIKERQYDHHFLTVSFSRPASMKEGKMISTPYTFLGLFPLPDNRVRTVYLIPAGEYKNMKEKGISYFHRCYKELCPDLDGYVDEIKSWREIQLMIPVRYHASKYVDGNKALVGDAAHSVHPMAGEGMNLAIQDGDILGELLCWMYANGNTSPRLLEWYERVRKPRTRHVLNLSHLSALTYSKPFAYFPSFRKNGILQTTRDDKLHTKQMLNVSGLGIWKESIYDRLIQLGLFPVRSASDLMQVQKKFMFTAASDYPWKTEGGKYLAE is encoded by the coding sequence ATGAAAACCAGCGTTCTGGTCATAGGCGGCGGAGTGGGAGGTCTGACCGTTGCTTTGAAGCTTGCAATGTGCGGGATTCATGTAACGGTTGCTGAGCAGGCGAAAAGCGGAACCCATATGTATAAGGGGGAGCTGCTGCAGCCTAAAAGTCTGGAAATCTTTCATTCAATCGGTCTAATCCAAGAGGTAGAGGCAAAGGGCCATCGCATCCATCATATCGATATCCATGAAATGAAGAAAAGAGATCAAACCTATCATGAAACCGGCAAGGCAAGCATGGATTACAGAATGATCAACAGTCCATATTCCTATTCTCTGATGATTCCTCATGAAGGCCTGAAAAATATCATTTTAAATGCAGCGAAAGATTATCCATCCTTCCATTATTTCCAGCCGGCAAGGTTTAAAGAATTTAATCATAATCAAGCAATCATTCATTTTCAGGGAGAAGATTTGTCGATTGAGGCAGATTACGTAATCGGAGCGGAAGGAAGGAAATCCAAGACGAGGGAATCTATGAACTCTGCTATTAAAGAGCGTCAATACGATCATCATTTTTTAACAGTTTCCTTTAGCAGGCCGGCTTCTATGAAAGAAGGCAAAATGATTTCAACTCCTTATACATTTCTGGGACTTTTTCCGCTTCCTGACAACCGTGTTCGGACGGTCTATCTCATTCCGGCGGGAGAATATAAGAATATGAAAGAAAAAGGAATTTCTTACTTTCATCGCTGTTACAAAGAGCTCTGTCCGGACCTAGACGGATATGTCGATGAAATTAAAAGCTGGAGGGAAATTCAGCTTATGATTCCTGTCAGATATCATGCAAGCAAATATGTGGATGGAAATAAGGCCCTTGTTGGAGATGCCGCTCACAGTGTCCATCCAATGGCGGGCGAAGGAATGAACCTTGCTATACAGGATGGGGATATCCTCGGGGAATTACTGTGCTGGATGTATGCAAATGGGAACACATCTCCTCGGCTGCTGGAATGGTATGAACGCGTACGGAAGCCTAGAACCCGCCATGTCTTGAATCTCAGCCATCTTTCTGCCTTAACTTATTCCAAGCCCTTTGCTTATTTTCCTAGTTTTAGAAAGAATGGCATTTTGCAAACAACACGGGATGACAAGCTGCATACGAAGCAAATGCTGAATGTGTCAGGGCTTGGGATATGGAAGGAGTCCATCTATGACCGGCTTATCCAACTAGGGCTTTTTCCCGTACGCAGTGCCTCTGATCTTATGCAAGTGCAAAAAAAGTTCATGTTCACGGCAGCTTCAGATTATCCATGGAAAACAGAAGGAGGGAAGTATCTTGCTGAATGA
- the galU gene encoding UTP--glucose-1-phosphate uridylyltransferase GalU, with protein MKVRKAIIPAAGLGTRFLPATKAQPKEMLPIVDKPTIQYIVEEAIKSGIEDILVISGRGKRAIEDHFDKSYELEETLYKKGKFERLEEIQSISNMANIHYVRQKEPRGLGHAIHCAESFIGNEPFAVLLGDDIVKSETPCLKQLIDVFEKYDSSVLGVQEVEHKDVSKYGIIAPLENKTLEEDVLSLSTVVEKPAVEQAPSNYAIMGRYILTPEIFSILETLPPGSGNEIQLTDAIKILNESQTVLAYNFAGKRYDVGDKFGFVKATIDFALERGDLGDQVHEYLSSLVKEKEIILS; from the coding sequence ATGAAAGTACGTAAAGCGATTATTCCTGCAGCCGGTTTAGGCACCCGTTTCCTTCCAGCTACGAAAGCACAGCCGAAGGAAATGCTCCCAATTGTAGATAAGCCAACAATTCAATACATTGTGGAGGAAGCAATTAAATCGGGGATTGAAGATATTCTCGTCATTAGCGGACGCGGAAAACGCGCCATTGAGGATCATTTCGATAAGTCCTATGAGCTGGAGGAAACGCTCTACAAAAAAGGCAAGTTTGAAAGGCTTGAGGAAATTCAGTCGATATCCAACATGGCGAACATCCACTATGTACGCCAGAAAGAGCCCCGCGGTCTTGGACATGCCATCCATTGCGCGGAGAGCTTTATCGGAAATGAACCTTTTGCCGTTTTGCTTGGCGACGACATCGTTAAGTCCGAAACTCCATGCTTAAAACAGCTCATAGATGTGTTCGAAAAATATGATTCCTCTGTTTTAGGTGTTCAGGAAGTGGAGCATAAGGATGTATCCAAATACGGAATCATTGCTCCTCTTGAAAACAAGACACTTGAAGAAGATGTTCTATCTCTATCAACTGTAGTGGAGAAGCCTGCCGTTGAGCAAGCTCCTTCCAACTACGCGATTATGGGCCGTTACATATTGACGCCTGAGATCTTCAGTATCCTTGAGACGCTTCCGCCGGGTTCCGGAAACGAAATCCAGCTTACTGACGCAATCAAAATTCTGAATGAATCACAAACCGTACTAGCTTATAACTTTGCAGGCAAACGCTATGATGTTGGAGACAAATTCGGTTTTGTCAAAGCAACCATTGATTTTGCTCTTGAGCGTGGAGATCTTGGAGACCAGGTTCACGAATATTTAAGCAGCCTTGTAAAAGAGAAAGAAATCATCCTATCGTAA
- a CDS encoding class I SAM-dependent methyltransferase encodes MLNEYVRVLKAKGWMKKNLPFLYTWHAYVGYELDLYESFRKPKTITEVAQQNSLKKDLLERWMDVGLSIRYMKKASRGRFRTSRSFMLPSGKKNPQSTGVILKEMMELHIPALLSYPAIMTTENKQIFDHEQHGEVVAQTSSILEQVAYPVIHQLVKKTKAKSVLDAGCGHAGYLKRLAKDFPDLLLTGIELNDGVASEARLRCQEYPDLKIECGDAFEWESPESWDLVLINNLLHYVPQERRGDLLKKAGSWLGQGGGMAIITPMRHAKYGKQFSSVFNSFFSAFDNLHPIPSEKEMKAIAEEAGLKVSSIRPVVKEGGWFAVYLEKQYN; translated from the coding sequence TTGCTGAATGAGTATGTAAGAGTGCTGAAGGCGAAAGGCTGGATGAAGAAAAATCTGCCGTTTCTTTATACGTGGCATGCCTACGTGGGGTATGAGCTTGATTTATATGAATCATTCCGGAAGCCCAAAACGATAACAGAGGTAGCACAGCAAAATTCCCTTAAAAAAGATTTATTGGAGCGGTGGATGGATGTAGGGCTTTCAATCAGGTATATGAAAAAGGCATCAAGAGGCCGGTTTCGTACTTCACGAAGCTTTATGCTGCCATCCGGAAAGAAAAACCCTCAATCGACCGGTGTTATTCTAAAGGAAATGATGGAACTTCACATACCTGCTCTGCTTAGTTATCCGGCTATTATGACAACAGAAAACAAGCAGATTTTTGATCACGAGCAGCACGGGGAAGTGGTGGCTCAAACCTCTTCGATCCTTGAGCAGGTCGCCTATCCGGTTATCCATCAGCTTGTGAAAAAAACGAAGGCCAAAAGCGTGCTGGATGCAGGCTGCGGCCATGCCGGATATTTGAAGAGATTAGCAAAGGATTTTCCCGATCTTCTTTTAACAGGAATTGAGCTAAATGATGGAGTGGCAAGTGAAGCAAGATTGAGGTGCCAAGAGTACCCTGATCTCAAAATCGAGTGCGGGGATGCATTTGAATGGGAGAGTCCTGAAAGCTGGGATTTAGTTTTAATTAATAATCTTCTTCACTATGTACCTCAGGAACGGCGCGGAGACCTCCTCAAAAAGGCTGGGAGCTGGCTCGGGCAGGGAGGCGGAATGGCCATTATAACCCCAATGCGCCATGCCAAATACGGGAAACAATTTTCAAGTGTTTTTAATAGCTTCTTTTCTGCATTTGATAATCTTCACCCGATCCCATCGGAGAAAGAGATGAAAGCTATAGCAGAGGAGGCGGGACTAAAGGTTTCTTCCATTCGTCCCGTTGTTAAAGAAGGAGGATGGTTCGCGGTCTACTTGGAAAAACAGTACAATTAG
- a CDS encoding CapA family protein — protein MSHPHGKELNFEEKILRFVKRNRRNSKTHAVIGLIATAGIMFGFSFADRPPAPTVTQYKNEVFTAAFMGDIMMGRDVEKVTDIKGQDYLFQHVKPLLQNSDYITANFDHPITLDESAPKNESKSIQLRTDKQSAQTLQNLNFSAVSLANTHAMDYNVQGLNDTRKTLKEHGIDPVGAGSNLKDAKNSISYQNYNGIKVATLAFTDVYAEGTKATEYNSGVLAMEPKNFVPMIAEAKKNADFVFVNAHWGQEYDTTPHPRQKDLAKALADAGADVIIGHHPHVLSPVEVYKDSVIFYSLGNFVFDQGWSRTRESALAQMRLMADGKARFELTPLEIKEGQPAPIREMNELQKKKMIQQLTKNSENLDWKEENGKLIFEKDFSKKLD, from the coding sequence GTGAGCCATCCACATGGAAAAGAGCTTAATTTTGAAGAGAAGATCCTGCGGTTTGTTAAAAGAAACCGGCGGAATTCAAAAACTCATGCAGTAATAGGTCTAATCGCCACTGCAGGAATTATGTTCGGTTTTTCCTTTGCTGACAGACCTCCGGCCCCAACCGTAACCCAATATAAAAACGAGGTGTTCACTGCTGCCTTCATGGGTGACATCATGATGGGCCGGGATGTAGAGAAGGTAACAGACATTAAAGGACAGGATTATTTGTTTCAGCATGTTAAGCCGCTGCTTCAAAACTCTGATTATATTACAGCGAATTTTGACCACCCAATTACACTGGATGAATCAGCACCAAAGAATGAATCGAAAAGCATTCAGCTGAGAACGGATAAACAATCAGCTCAGACACTTCAAAATCTCAACTTCTCAGCTGTCAGTCTCGCAAATACCCATGCGATGGATTATAACGTGCAGGGGTTAAATGATACGAGAAAGACGTTGAAAGAGCATGGAATCGATCCGGTTGGAGCGGGAAGCAATCTGAAGGATGCGAAAAACTCCATTTCTTATCAAAATTATAATGGTATAAAAGTGGCAACCCTTGCCTTCACGGATGTGTACGCAGAGGGAACAAAAGCGACTGAATACAACAGCGGGGTTCTGGCGATGGAACCGAAAAACTTCGTTCCAATGATAGCGGAAGCTAAAAAAAATGCGGATTTTGTGTTCGTTAATGCTCATTGGGGACAGGAGTATGATACAACCCCTCATCCACGTCAGAAAGATCTAGCTAAGGCGCTGGCTGATGCCGGAGCAGATGTGATAATCGGTCATCACCCCCATGTGCTGTCACCTGTTGAAGTTTATAAAGACAGTGTCATTTTCTACAGTCTTGGGAATTTTGTTTTTGATCAGGGCTGGAGCAGAACACGGGAAAGCGCCCTTGCCCAAATGAGGCTAATGGCAGATGGAAAAGCAAGATTTGAGCTGACCCCGCTCGAAATCAAAGAAGGTCAGCCTGCACCAATCAGGGAAATGAATGAACTGCAGAAAAAGAAAATGATTCAGCAGCTGACTAAAAATTCAGAGAACCTGGATTGGAAGGAAGAGAACGGGAAGCTCATTTTTGAAAAGGACTTCTCAAAAAAACTCGATTAA
- a CDS encoding GNAT family N-acetyltransferase — MNFRIRQNSISDGFTVKQAESADIQTISMLLKEAAGWLQSKGSTQWSELLDSSGMNGLASSIEKEEVFLFEKEGSAAGMVMLLAQPGDWDRSLWGDDQQSHSIYLHKLVTANSFKGSGLGMKILTWAEQGIEFDGKDRIRLDCIETNSSLNSFYQSAEYLLKGCINGFCKYEKTL; from the coding sequence ATGAATTTTCGTATCAGGCAGAATTCAATATCAGACGGATTTACCGTTAAACAGGCTGAGTCAGCAGATATCCAAACGATCAGCATGCTTCTTAAAGAAGCCGCTGGCTGGCTTCAATCAAAGGGCTCAACACAATGGAGCGAGCTGCTGGATAGCAGCGGAATGAACGGACTCGCTTCTTCAATTGAAAAGGAAGAAGTATTCTTATTTGAAAAAGAAGGGTCGGCGGCCGGAATGGTGATGCTTCTTGCTCAACCAGGAGATTGGGATCGCAGTCTTTGGGGCGATGATCAGCAAAGCCATTCCATCTATTTGCATAAGCTCGTAACAGCCAATTCTTTTAAAGGGTCTGGCTTAGGAATGAAAATCCTGACCTGGGCAGAGCAAGGCATAGAATTTGATGGGAAGGACCGGATCAGACTGGATTGTATTGAGACCAATTCATCACTGAACTCCTTCTATCAATCTGCCGAATACCTCCTTAAAGGATGCATAAATGGGTTTTGCAAATATGAAAAAACATTGTAA
- a CDS encoding STAS domain-containing protein, with product MAIIQVKDSWEHKINKAQGKTRRGTFTPGHFAGILSGLFGVNIWYKVLKSQIEGDSHCEFEYFPSETTVQQNIHEYARKEQSEQIRKLEHLVDERTSELNGLIREISSPIIPVLEGIVVVPLIGKYDEQRSYDLVQRTLINLPQHKAQYMVLDLTAMSEDVTKGTVEFIDRLATSASLIGTKTVLVGISPEFAISIAKSDYNISAFNCFSTLQHGIYFALSEQGRQLT from the coding sequence ATGGCGATTATTCAGGTTAAGGACAGCTGGGAGCATAAAATCAACAAAGCTCAGGGAAAAACGAGACGCGGTACATTCACTCCCGGCCACTTTGCCGGAATCTTGTCCGGACTATTCGGGGTAAACATTTGGTATAAGGTTCTGAAAAGCCAAATTGAAGGCGACAGTCATTGTGAATTTGAATATTTCCCTTCTGAAACCACGGTTCAGCAAAACATTCATGAATACGCCCGCAAGGAGCAATCCGAGCAAATCCGCAAGCTTGAGCATCTTGTGGATGAACGTACAAGTGAATTAAACGGACTAATAAGAGAAATTTCTTCTCCGATTATTCCTGTGCTTGAGGGAATTGTCGTCGTGCCGCTGATTGGAAAATATGATGAACAGCGGTCTTATGACCTTGTTCAGCGCACTCTCATTAATCTTCCGCAGCACAAAGCTCAGTACATGGTTTTGGATTTAACCGCCATGAGCGAAGACGTTACAAAAGGTACGGTGGAGTTTATCGACCGGCTTGCAACGTCCGCCTCTTTGATCGGCACTAAAACAGTTCTTGTCGGAATTTCTCCTGAATTTGCGATATCCATTGCAAAATCGGACTATAATATATCTGCGTTTAATTGCTTTAGCACACTGCAGCATGGAATCTATTTTGCCTTATCGGAACAAGGCAGACAGCTTACTTGA